From the Acidobacteriota bacterium genome, the window TGGTGACGGATAAACATACCGAGCGCCCGCTCAACAGGTCGGTGCCGGTGGTGATGAACTCGCGGTTTGCGTCTGTTTGATTGGCGATGCCGATTTCCTGGGTCAGGCGTTCGGCTTCGCGCGGGAAGAGCAGGACGCCGTAACGCGAGGCGACGTTCTGGCTGACGGCCCGGTGCAGATCGCCGCAAGCCACACGCAGGGTGCAGGTTTCGAGCAGTTCGCCCGAACGCACCACGGCGGCTTCGGTAATGCCCGCGCCGACCTCGACGATCAATTGCGCGTAAGCGGAACTGACATCCAACCCCGCGCCAATCGCGGCGGCCAGCGGTTTCGGCACCGTCGCCACTTCAGTCAACCCGGCGCGCTCCGCTGCTTCCAATAAGGCTTCGCGCTCGACTTCCGCGAGAGCAGTCGGTATGCAGGCCAGGGCGCGTTGCGGCATAAAGCCCAGGTGGCGAAAGCGATTCAGAAAGGCCCGCAGCAATGCTCCGGCGGCGTCCACATCCGTCACGACACCCGCGTGCAAGGGCGAAAAGAAAAAGGATTGCGGATCAACACTGGCGAGTTTGGCGGCGGTCAGGCCGAAAGCTTCGACCGCGTGGGTGTGCGGTTCGAGTTTGATAAGCGAGGGTTCGTCCACGATCAACCCGCGCCCGCGCGCAAATAACCGCGTATTCGCCGTCCCCAGGTCAATCGCCAGATCAGGCGGGGCGACCATCTTCCGTAAGCTGCCGAAATTGAGTATGGACATAAACGATGTTCTGAGCTGCCGCTGATGAGTGCTTCATCAGAGCCAGGAAATCAGGGTTTCGCTACAGCGCATAGGGGGAAGTCAGGGGGAAGAAAGTTGCAACAACGCAATTTCCGGCGGCACGCCAAACCGTACTGGCAGAATGCTGGTGCCCAAACCGGTCGTGACAAACAAACGCCGGTTGTTTTCCAGCACTAGACCGGCGGCATAACGTTGCCCGTAGGCCGAAGGAACGATCGGACGTCCCAGCCACGGAAACGCGCATTGACCGCCATGCGTGTGGCCCGCCAATGTCAAAATCACGTTTGGGGGAATGCGCGGAAAAAGATCAGGGTTGTGCGTCAGGGCTAATATCGGCGCCGCATCAGTCACTTTGGCAAAGGTGCCCGGCACATCCGGCTGGCCCGTCCATTCGTCGCTTAAACCCGCCAGCCAGAGTTTGCCGCCCTTCAACGAGATCGCGGCGACCTCGTTTTCCAAAACGAGGATGCCAACTTGTTCCAGGGAGCTTTTGACGCGGGCGGCACTATACCATTGATCGTGATTTCCCAAAACCGCGAAGACTCCGGCTTCGGCTTGCAGTTGGGCAAGCTCTTTTGCAATCAGCGCTGGCTCGACGAACTGGCCGCCCGCGACGCCCTGAATCACATAATCACCCAGCAAAAGAATCAGGTCTGGCTGTTGTGCATTGGTCAGCGCCACGATGCGGCGCAATTTGGCGAGGTTCATGTGCGGCGCGCCGATGTGCAAATCGGCCAGCGCCGCGATGCGCAAACCATTTAGCGGCCTGGGCCAATTTGGCAAAGCAAGTTGTGTTTCTCTGACGACCAGCCGATTCGGTTCAATCACAAAAGCCCAAACCGCCAACCCCGCCGCCAAGCCCGCCGCCAAGCCCACCGCCAGCAAGGCCAGCGTCAGGAAGCTGCGTTTGTAGCTGAGTTTGAAAGCCGCCATCAATCTCTGCCCGCCAGTTAAAAGACATTCTCGGAAAGAGGGCTGAACCACGGCACGGGGCACACAGGGGGAAGAAGGGGAAACACAAACTGATTCCGTCGCACGAACTCTGCTTGCACAGGTATTTTGCTTAGATCGGTTTTCATTTGCGTGTACGGTAGGCACACCGCGCTGGGACAGTACCGCGCGCGTGAGCAAGCGGCGCGTCAAGTATGGCAGACTGGCGCAACGACGTAAGCTCCGCTTGCTCACGCGCGCGGTACTGCCCCGCTGCGCAGCTTTTGCCCTACACCGAAGTGAAAACCGATCTAGGTTCCTCGTGCGCCCCGTGTGCCCCGTGTGCCCCGTGGTTCGTTCGCTGCTTAATTCAGCTAAGGTCTAACGAACCGAACGCGCAATGATGGCGCTCAGGGCGTCAATGGTGTCGCGCGTCCAATTCATCAATTCCGTAAACTTTTCTTGCTGATTGAATTCCGCCGAGACGCCGGTCAGCACGCCCAGCGTCATCAGGTTTGTCACCGGCCCGGCGGCGGCCCCCAGGAAATTGCGCGCCAGGATCATGCCGACCCCATACACGCCCAGCAGCGCCGTTTTGTAATTGCCGAGCACCCCGGCGTCGCCGCCACTGGCTTGTGCCGCATTGGCGCGGGCATTCTCGAATTCGGTTTTGCCTTGCCATGCAGCCGCGTCGAAATTCCCGCCGATGCGTTTGAACATGGTTTCAGCGCCCGCCAGGTCGCCATTGCGCACCAGCAATTTGGCGTGCTCGTTCAACGTCCTGGTGTCTATGCCGTAACTTTTTTCGAGGCTTTGAAAACCGTCTTTGGCATTGCCCAGCGAAAATCGCGTGGCGGCAAAACTTTCTTTGGGCGTGCGCGACAAGGCGTTTGTCGTGACCAGGAAGTAAAGCTGCTGCCCCGCCGCGCCACCCACTTCTTCAGCCACGCTTTGGGTGAACTCTTCGCTCTCGCCCGCCTCGCCATACCAGGTGGGCAGCAAGTAGGCGGCCTTGGCTTCGTGCAGGTGTTGATAGGCCGGTTCCAGACGCGCGCCTTCGTGATATAGCTCGTCGAATTTGGTTTTGTTCCAACCGGCCACGCGGCCCAATTCGAGCATGGCGGCGTATAGGTGCGGGTCTTTGGCTTCGGTGGCCTCGGCGGCCTTGAGGGCCTGTTCGCCGAGGACGATGCCTTCATTGATTTGCTGGCGGCGGTTGGGCGGCAGCTTGTCCAACTCGGCTTTGGTTTGCAGCGGTTCGGCGAATTGGGCGAAGTTGTCCACCATCGCAATCAGGGGCGTGGCCGAGGCCGGAAATTGTTTGGCCCACTTGTCCAACTTGCTCAAATTGCTTTGCCATCGCACGGGCGTTTGCTGCTCGGCGTAATTGGGCCGCAAGCCGCGATAAAAGGCGGTCAGCTTCCATTCACCGCCGGGCAATCGCTGTCCATTCGCGCGCAAGGTCGCCACCAGTTTTTCGAGTACGCCAAAATTTTCCTGCTCGAAATAACGATGCACTTCGGCGGCATAATCTTCGACCGGACGGCGCAAGGGGTCGCCTGCCTTCTGCTCTTCCGGGGGCGTCTGCCATAACGCAGCGATCTTGCCTTGCTTGAGTTGGGTGACGACTTCGGGCCGGTTTTTGTAAATGTGATTGGCGTAGGCCACGGTTATACAGAGCAAAAAGAGCACGGCCAATTTGAAATCGGAAAACATGTTTCCCGCCTGTGCCGCGCGTTTGTCCGCGCTGATTTTGGACGATGGGTTGGGCATGGCCTGTGCCCGCGGATTTCTGGCAAATCTCGGCATAAAAATCCTCAAGTGCTGATTGTGAAGGCGATGAGATAGGCAGGAAACCTGACTGGCCGAAGCAGGCGTAAGGGAAGGGCCGCTGCCGTGGCGCCGAAACGGTGTGTTGCAAGTTGCGTGAGCGGAACTCCGATGCGGTCATCCGAGCCGAATTGCACTCTCCAATACCTTCGCGTTACTAACACCCTGTCCTATCCCCGTGCTGTGCTCGCGCGGCGCGCATTATAGTCAGCGGCCCTCTTGGGGCAAAGTAAAATTTTGCTAGCCCTGGGTACGCACCGCTTCCAGCGTGCGGTTGTGGCAGCAGAGGTCTTCCTTCCGGTAGGGTTACTTCACATGCCAAGCCTGCACGCTGGAAGCGGTGCGTACCCAGGTTGCGTTTGTGCGTTGCCGTCACTTCAATTTCACGACGAGTTGATGCTTTTGGTAAGCCGCTGGCTCAGCCACACCCGGCGCGGTGAATTCAACCAGCTTCCAGCCGCCTTCCTCTTTGACGATGGCACCGCCTTCGATGGCAGTTATTGGGGCTTGGCTGCGCACGCGCGCCTGATAGTTCTGCTGCGCTATTCCTTCAAAGGCGACCGCCACGGTTTTGGCATCGGGCACCCGCGTGCCCATGATTTTTGCCGCGTGTGTCCGGTCGCCAATCTGGGGCGGCGTGAAGGGGAAATCCCATTCGACGCCGCAATCAAAAATGATCTCGATGGTGGCGCTACGCCGCAACAGCGTCTCGAAGCGGCAGAGCACGCCGCCCTCATTCTCGCCGACGGTGTACGCCAATTGTTTGCCATCCAGATTGACCCGGCGAATTTTGGAGAGCGGCGGCAACGTCGGCGCAAAAAGCAGCCGCAGTGGCTGGTCATCCTCTTTGCTGAAAATCAATTTGAGATTGGAAAGGCCGGTGCGCTGAAACTCCATTCCGACGCGGCTGCTGCCGATCAGCAGGTTGCGCACTTTCAATTTGTCCCAACCAGCAGGCAATTGCGGCGCAACGCGCAATTCGCGGTTCGGCGCATCCGCCGTCAAACCCAGCAGGCCGCGCACGAACGGTGTGATGAACGCGCTCGAAGAGAACAACTGATGCGGCACCGATTCATCCAGCGGGCGGTAATAATCGCCGGATAGAATCTCAGGATGCGCGCCCTGCGCTTGGGCAAAGGTCAGATGCGCCAGTTGGCGCAGATGCTGAAAGGCGGAATGCGCGCGTGCATAGCGGTATTCGCCCGCCGCGACAAAGCCGGTCAGGAACGGCCACACGCCGCCGTTGTTGTAAGCGATGGGGTCGTATGCCGGGCTGGCGTTGCTGAGCATCCGCGCGCCCCAATCGCTGCTCAGTTGCGCCGACGCCAAAGTATCCAACGTTTCGCCTGCGCGCTTGGCGTCGAACTGTCCGAAGAACAGCGGCACCGCAGCCCAGGCGGTGATCTCAGAGTTCAGCTTGCCGTTTTTGGTCAGCGCGTAGGCGTAGCGATTCGCCTGCGCATCCCAATAGCGTTCATTGATGGCGCTGGCCGCGCGTTTGTAGCGTTCATCCGCGACGGCGCGCAATTCCTGATCGCCCATTGCCGCGCTCAACTCGCGCATCGCCAGCGAGGCTTCCGTATTCGCCGCCGCCAGATAAATGTCTTGATGCAGATCGTTGAGCAGTGAACCAAGCTCCGAGGCGCCCAAACCCGCTTTCGAGTTTTCCAAAATACCATCGCCGTCGCTGTCGTTATCCAGGCAGAATTGATAGGCCTTTTTCAGCGGCTCCCACAATTCGGTGATGAACTGTTTGTCGCCGCTCTGGCGATAGAGGTTGTAAACCGCCGCGATATACAACGGCGTCGTATCGGCGT encodes:
- a CDS encoding rod shape-determining protein, whose protein sequence is MSILNFGSLRKMVAPPDLAIDLGTANTRLFARGRGLIVDEPSLIKLEPHTHAVEAFGLTAAKLASVDPQSFFFSPLHAGVVTDVDAAGALLRAFLNRFRHLGFMPQRALACIPTALAEVEREALLEAAERAGLTEVATVPKPLAAAIGAGLDVSSAYAQLIVEVGAGITEAAVVRSGELLETCTLRVACGDLHRAVSQNVASRYGVLLFPREAERLTQEIGIANQTDANREFITTGTDLLSGRSVCLSVTSYDVLFAAESVVELIVDKLAAFVEMLPPELACEVIEGGIYLTGGGALIKGLPERLSLATQLDLTIAYDPMRAVIRGAQEMLQVSEKTGVWAH
- a CDS encoding metallophosphoesterase; the protein is MAAFKLSYKRSFLTLALLAVGLAAGLAAGLAVWAFVIEPNRLVVRETQLALPNWPRPLNGLRIAALADLHIGAPHMNLAKLRRIVALTNAQQPDLILLLGDYVIQGVAGGQFVEPALIAKELAQLQAEAGVFAVLGNHDQWYSAARVKSSLEQVGILVLENEVAAISLKGGKLWLAGLSDEWTGQPDVPGTFAKVTDAAPILALTHNPDLFPRIPPNVILTLAGHTHGGQCAFPWLGRPIVPSAYGQRYAAGLVLENNRRLFVTTGLGTSILPVRFGVPPEIALLQLSSP